One Halobacterium wangiae genomic window, CCGCCGGGCGTTGTCGGGCGCGAGCAGGACGCGCACGCTGTCGGCTCGCGTGCGAACCTCGTCGAACCTGGTGGGGTAGGCCGCCGTGGCGGGGTCGCCTTCGACGAGCGTGACGTTCGGCCGGACTTCCTTCCAGGGTTTCGCGTCCGCCCAGGCCGCGTCGGCGCGGAACACGGTGGCGAGGTGGGTGGCCACGCGGTCGTCGCGGAGCGTCACGCCCCACCTACGGCTGCCGTGTCCGCCCGTCCCCGTGGGCTTCCAGTTCTCCGAGAGAACGACCGCCCGGTCGTCGACGACCGCGTACTTCGGGTGGTGGAAGCTGTACCGCGCGCGCTCGCCGTCGAGGACGCGAACCTCGACGTCCGCTGTGCCGAGCGCGTCGAGACGCGTCGCCTGAGTGGCTGGCATCCCGCCCACTGGTCCGCCCTCGACGAGCACGCGAACGTCGACGCCACGCTCGGCTGCGTCGACGAGGGCTGTGGTGACGCGCTCGGAGGTGTGCGTGTAACCGGCGAGGTAGAGCCGCGAGTCCGCGCTCTCGAGGACGGCCTGTGGCGGCCCCGGTGCGTCCGGTAGTACGAACCCGGAGACGGCGACGTTCTCTACTGTGAGCGGCTGGAAGTCGGTCGCACCCAGCGGCGTCCACTCTCCGGCCGCCCAGCGCTCGGCCTCCGGAGCGGCCGGGTAGGTCACCGCGTCGACGATCTGTCCTCCGGCCTGGAGCTCCACACGCTCGCCACCGTTCGACAGCGAGAGCGCCCCCTCCAGACCGACGACGGGGAGGTCAGTCCGGTTCCTCGCCACCGCGGGGTCGGTGGAGAGTGCGACCGTGCCGGACAGCGTCCGGTTCGGTAGTGCCGCGGTGGTCTCGCCGTCGTCGAGGGCCCACCCGGTCGTGTCGGTCTCGTCGGGGAAGCGGACGGCGACGAACTCGCCGGCGTCGCCGCTCGTGGCGGGGTTGGGGGCGACGGCAGTGAGGGTGGCCGACGCGAGTAGCGCGGCGACTGCGACGCGGACGAGCACGGCGGGAGGTGGTCCCGGCTTCGTACTTGAACGTTCGCGTCGCTGGGGGCGAGAGATCCGAGAGGAGAGGGCGGGCTACGCGGTGCGTGCCGCGCCAGCGTCGAGTGCGTCGCCGGCCTTCCGGGCCTCCTGCTGGACGATGTACGAGCGGTCGTCAGTGTACTCCGCGGCGACGTCGAGGGCGTCCTCGGTGCCGATCTGGACGAGCGCCCACGCGGCGGACGTCCGGACGCTGTCGGAGTCGTCGTCGTCGAGCACGTCCGCGAGCGGCTCGATGGCTCGCGTGTCACCGATGAGGCCCAGCGAGCGGGCGGCTTGGCTGCGTACGCCCTCGTCGTCGGCGACGAGCTGGTCGGCGACGTCCTGGGTGACCTCCTCGCTACCGATCTCGCCGAGCGCCTTGATAGCGGTCGTCTGGAGTTTGCGGTTGCTGTCGGAGTCGACGTAGTCGATCACGTGTTCGACGCCGTCCTCGCTGCCGATCTTGCCGATGATCTCGATGGCGCGCAGGTCGCGGCGCGCGGCGAGCTGTCCGACCTCGTCGAGGGCCTCCACGCTGCCGATGTGGAGGAGTGCGTCCATGCAGTACTCCTCCATGAAGTCGGTGTCGCCCATGTGGTCGAGGACGAGCAGGATCATCTCGACGTTCCCGCGCTTCTTCCACTCCTTGAGCGCGCTCAGCTCCGGGGGGAAGTCCTTGTGCTTCTGGTTGATGACGTCGTAGTAGCCCTCGTACTGGAGCTTCTGTCGGACGGAGAGGTCGTCCCACTCCTGGGCGTCCTCGACGCCCTCGGTGAGGCCGTCGGTGGCTCCCACCAGCGCCGCGATGGTCTCCGCGTCGGTGTCCGGGTGCAGGTCGGCGCTCTCGACGGCCGTGACGACCTGGTCGAGGTCGTCGGCGAGTGCGTCCGGGTCGGCGGTGTCGCCGCCGGTGAACGTCTCGCCGAGCACGTCGGCGGCCTCGTCGAGGAACGCGTTCACGGTGGCCTGCAGGTCCTTTTCGCCCTGTTCGGTCCAGCGCGTCTCGCGCATCGTAGACTGGGCCTCCTCGACGTCCGAGACGGCGTCCTCGGCGTACGGACCGCGCTGTGCGTCGAGGTCGTCGCGGAGTGCCGAGAGCCGCGTCTCGAGGGACTCCTGTGGGTCCTCCTCGTCTTCGTCGTCCGGTTCCGGCAGGTCCGTCGCCTCGAGGTCGCTCTCGACTTCGTCGAGTTCCGCCTCGACCTCGTCGAGTTCGGCCTCGGTCTCGGCCGCTTCGAGGTCGGTCTCGGCGCCGTCGAGACGCGTCTCCAGCGTCTCCACGTCGACGTCCGCGACCTCCTCGTCGGGCGTCTCCCCGGGCGTCTCGTCGGGTTCCTCGTCCCCGTCGCTCATACTAACGCGTTCCGCCAGCGCGCCTATGAGCGTTTCCCTTCGGCCCGCCAGTAGAACCGCGGTGCGAGGAGGAGGTAGGCCAGCGCCCACGCCAGCAACGCCCGGGGGAACGACCGCGAGAGCGCCAGCGGCGCGAGTAGCGCGGCCGCCTGGACCACGCCCATCGCCAGCGCGTCGCGAGGGTACAGGTCCGGGTAGGTTATCGTCGTCACCATCAGCACGGTGAGGACCCCGGTGGCAGCGACGACCACCAGCGGGTCGGAGACGCCGGCGAGGACGCCCGCCGCGAGCAGTGTCGCCGCGAGCGTCGTCGGCACGCCCTCGGTGTGCGCGTTCCCGGTGTCGTAGGCCGTGTACATCCCGAGACGGACCACGCCGGCGGCGACGAACAGTGCGCAGATGCCGACCGCGAGCAGCGCCCGGGGCGCCGCGAACCCCCAGGTGTCGCCGACTCGTGCCGCCACGATGAACGCCGGCGCGACGCCGAACGACGCCACGTCGGCGAGCGAGTCGAGGTGTTCCCCGGCCGGCGTCGACCCGTACCGCCGCGCGAGCAGGCCGTCGAGGCCGTCCGCGATGGCCGCGAGCAGCACCAGTCGCGCCGCGAGTTCCACGTCGACGGTCGCCGCGACGACCGCCACGAAGCCGAGCGCCGCGTTCGCCGACGTGACGGCGTCCGCGACGCCCAACCGGCCGACGAACCGGGGGTGCATGATTCGCTCATGACGACAGGCGTCCTTACGTGTTTACATCCGCGCGCCGCCCGAGGCCCCCGACTCGGACCGCGTCGCCTATATGGGTCACGTCCCGACTGTCGAGCATGCAACGCCGGGCGTTTCTCGCCGCCGGTGCGGGCCTCGCGACCACGGCGCTCGCCGGCTGTATCGGTCCCACACTGGGGTCCTCGGACTACGACATCGGCATGCAGTCGAACGCGTTCGTCCCGGACCCCCGCGTCGAGGGCGTGGACCCGCCGACGTTCGAAGCCGCCGTCGGCGAGACGGTCGTCTGGGCGAACAGCGGGTCGCGCAACCACACGGTGACCGGCTACGACGACGGCATCCCGGAGGGCGCGGACTACTTCGCCTCCGGCGGGTTCGAGGACGAGACCACCGCTCGCTCGGCGTGGGAGAACAGCGTCGACGGCGGCGGCATCGTCCGCCCCGGCGAGACGTACGAACACACGTTCGAGGTGCCGGGCGACTACTACTACGTCTGTATCCCCCACGAGGACGCAGGGATGATCGGAAAAGTCGTCGTCAGCGAGTAGTACGCGTCGGTCGAAGCCCGGCGGTCAGGCTTCCGCTTCGTCTTCGTCGACGTCGACCGCGGTCTCCTCCTCCTCGTACACTTCCTCGGGGTGGGCTTCCAGCGTGGCCTTCTGGACCTCGACCCGGCGGAGCGGGTAGATGGTGTTCGCCTCGCCGTAGATGGCCGAGGAGAGTCGACCCTCGATGACGGAGTCGATGAGCGCCTCGAACGTGCGCTCCTCGCCGGCCTCCTCCACGAGGTCGATCATCGTGCGGCGGATGGCCTTCTGCTGGCTCTGGTCGGCCTGCTTGGTCGTGTAGGCGACCGGCTGGACCTTCACGCGGTAGTCGTCGGTCGTGAGGACCGTGATGGTCGCCTCGATCTTCGACGAGCCGCGGCGCACGAGACTGCGCTTGTAGTCCCGCGTGAGTTCGTGCTTGACAAACTCCGTCGACGCGGTGTCGCTGCCGACGTCGCTCACCTGAAAGGTGAGCTTGACGTTGTTCTCGCCGCCGTCGGCGAGTTCGCTCATCGTCGTCTCGATGGTTCGGTCGTAGACCTGTTCTGGCTCCTCTGCGGGGGTCTCGCCGAGCTCCTGCCGGTCGAACTCCTCCGGCGCGAGCACGGTGTACCACCGCTTCTCCTGGTTCTGCTTGGATACGGAACGTTCGCTCATGATTGGGTTGTGGTGTGTCGTTCGGCGTGCTGTGCAACTTCGGTGGCCACCGTGACGTTGACGACGTAGTCGTCGAGGGTCGAGGCGAGGCCGGCGGTGTCGTCGCGCTCGATGCGCGTGACGACCGTGCCGTCGTCCGCACCGTCGCGCTCGACGCGCGTCTCCATCTCGGTGGTGTTGTCCGGGCGGACCGAGCGCGCGACGACCTCTGGGTCCGCGACGTCGGTGCGGACGGTCGCCGTGCGCGTCATAGGTCACCCCGGACGGTCTCTACGAGGTCGGACTCGTCTTCGACGCGGGCGACGGCGAGGGACGGCGAACCGACGCCGTCCGGTAGCACGTCGCGTGCGTCTGCGTCGGTCGTGGCGAGCGCTGCGGTGCCGTCTCCCACGACGAGCGCCGCGGGTTCGGCCGAGCGGTAGTCGCGGACGAGACGTGCGACGGTCGGGTGCGCCGTCTCGGCGTTCGCGACGACGACACCCCTGTGTCTCGCGGGGTCGGCGGCGCGAACTGCCGCGTGTGCGTCCGCTGCGTGCGAGCGCCACGCGTCGAGCGCGGGCGGGCCGTCGACGCTACCGAGTGCGAGAGCGACCCCCAGTCCGGGGGCGTCCCACGCCAGCGCACCGAGCACGTCGGCGTACCCCTCGACCGTCTCGAAGGGGCCGTCCGGCGTCTCGTGCGGGCGGAGCGCGTCGCTCACGCGTTCTGCCGCGCGGGCCTCTCTGCCGTCGGTCGCGTCGAGCGCGACCACGGACGCGAGCCTGCGCCGCGCGTCGTCGTCGAGTTCCGCCGGGAGGGCGAGTTCGGCGAGCGTCGCGCCCGCCGCCTGCTCGTCTCCCGAGAACGACGCGTGGAGTCGGGTCGTGTGCGCCAGTCCCGCCGCGAGGTCCGCGGTCGGGACGCCGACGCCGGGTCGCCGACTCAGGTCGGCAGCTTCGCGCACGTCGCTGGACGGCTCACCGTCGTCGGCGAGCGCGCCCGCGAACGCCAGTACCGGACTCGGCGACGCGCCGAGTTCCCGGGCCGCGTCGAAGGCCTGGTTCGAGGCGTCCGCCGCGAACGCCGCGTCCGCGGCCGGTGTCTCGACGCCGACGGTGACGTGGGTCGCATCGGCGACGTCCGGAGCCGGAGCCGTTCGAGCCACGCGCACCTGGTAGGGCACGTCGCGCTCGTCGCAGGCCCCCGCCAGCGTGGCGGCGGCCGCGAGGCTCCCGCCGGTCGGCGCGGCCGTCACGCGGACGAACTCCGCGTCGGCCAGCGCCGAGACGGCGTCGGGCTCCGTCGTCGCTGTACTGCGTCCCGTCGTCGCCATCTACTCGAGTAGTTCCTTCGCGTTCTCGTGCGAGTACTTGAAGTCCGCGTCGAGTTCGTCGCCCCGGTAGTAGTCGACCAGGCGACGGATCTTCGACTGGGTGTTCTGGAGTGCGCGCTTGTTCTGGTGGTCCTGTCCGTTCTCCTCGACGTGCTCGAAGAGACGGACGGACTTCTCCAGGAGGTTCCGGAGGTCCTCGGGGATCTCGGGGTCCGCGTCATTCTCCTCGAGGATCTCGGTGACCTTCTTCCCGGTCGCCAGCTTCACGTCCGGGACTGGCGTCCCCTGGACGCCCTCGTCGCGCAGCTTCAGGCCGATCTGCGAGGGGTCGTGCCCCTGCTCGGCCAGTTCCACGACGCGGTCCTCGACCGCGTCCTCGTCTACGTCGCTCCACTCCGGCGGTTCGTCTGCCGTCGGGCGGTCCGAACCGGAGGACCCGCGACGGCGTGTGTGCATTCGTGCCATTGTTCGGATTGGAACTACACGAAACGCTGGCGGCACCTGACGGTGCCACGACACTACCGCAGTCCCAAGCCGCTCCGGACGCGTGGCGGAAAACGGTGCCACGCACCCGGCGAGCGGCGAGTCGGATCTACGGCCGTGTGGTTCCCTATCGTCAGCAAAACGCCCGGGCACGTAAAGGGTTTCCATCTCTGTGCTGCCCTCGACACCCCCCGCTTGCGGTCGAATCGCGGGGTTTATCAGGAACCCCGGGCAACGTGGAGATGCGTTCGAGGGCTCGTAGATCAGTGGTAGATCATCCCCCTGGCACGGGGAAGGCCTCGGGTTCAAATCCCGACGAGTCCACTCGACTTTCTTCGCGCCCCTCCGCTCACTCAGTCGATAGACCCGTCGACCCTCGCAAACTCGGGTTTCCTCGGTCCCGACGAGTCCGCGCCTGTTCTCGAATACGAAGCGACAGCGCTGTCGCTTTGCGTCGATTCTGCACTGTGCGTCCGAAGAAAACGCAAAAAGCGGAACTAGACTGCTACGACGTGCTGTTGAGCGTGACTTCCTCCTGGGTGATGACGGTCTCTGTACCGTCTTCACCGACAGCTCTGACGATCACGTTCGTTGTCACGTCGTCCTCACCGGTCACCGGAGAAACGGTAACCGAGTCCCCAACATTATCGAGAACTCCGAACGTGGTGCCGTTTACTTCGGCCAAAGAATTGCTAGCAGTGACGTTCAGTTTGACTGCGTTACCTTCGCTAATCCACGTGACGGTGGCGTTGCCGTCGTTGCTGTTCTGACTGACGTCGGCGCCAGCGTTGACGTTGTTGCTCACCTGATCGGGGAACCCGAGCACGAAGGTGGCAATAACGGCTGCCAGAATCACTGTGATGGCGACCATCAGGATGACCCCGATGACCGGCGATACGCCGCGGTCGTCCTCGTCCGGAACGTCGAATAAGCTGATCTTTTTCATTGGTCTGTGACACGCCGACCGTGTGGTCGGTTCGTGCGTAACACCCCTCTATGAGGTTGGAACCATAATACTACCGCTCCCAACAACCGAGAAACAAACCATTGGCTGACGCGTGTCTGACGGATTTCAGTCAGAACGAGTCACGGGGTGAGCGCGACTCGCCATGAAGATCAGCCTATTCGAGCTGACACCCCGGTGAAACCGAGGTGTTCACACGATTCACGGACCTCTTGTTAAAACATTCCGACTAGTCACAATTATCGAGATAGTGCGCGTCGAGCGCTCCCGAGAGAGATACCGGGCCGTGTCGTCCGGTTCGCCGAACCACCCGGAGCGACGCACTACGGGAGACGAATCCGGGAGCGACCGGTCGGCACTCCCGACGGCCGAAGAAGGAACGGTTTACATTCCGCTGGCCAGTACGGCCGCCAGTGACTCCCCGTTCGACACGACTACTCGGAGTTCGCAGACGGAGTGAACGTCGGCCGCTGTCGGGGCCGGTAGCCGGCCCCCAGTGATGTTCGCGACGATCGAAGCGCTCGTCGCGACGGCCAACGGGCCAGCTGGCCTCCTCTTCATCTTCGTCTACTCCGTCCTGGTCGCGTTCGTCCTCCCACTGCCCGGCGAACTGGTCCTGCTCCCGGCACCCCAGATGGAACTGGGCGTTCCGACCGCGCTCACCATCGGTGTCGTCGTACTCGTGAGTGCGGCCGGGAAGGCCGTCGGCAGCCTCGCGGCGTTCCGGATCGGTCGCGGTGCGGTCAGTGCTGGTCCCTCACAGTGGTTCCTCCAGCGGTTCGCGCCCAAGTCCGGCGCTCCCCGGGGTAGCGGACCGGTGCTGTCGTTCGTCCGCAGGTACGAGTACGTCGGCCTGGCGGTGCTGCTGTCGATTCCACTGATGCCCGACACGGTCGTCATCTACGCCTTCTCCGTCCTCAACACCGACGACGAACGGCGACTGGTTATCGCGGCCTTCGTCGGGACGGTCGGTCGACTCCTGGTGACGCTGGCGGTAGTCACCGGCGCCCTCGCGGTGATCTGAGCGACGCTGGCGGGGTTCGCCGGGCGAGGTCGTCCAGGGGAGCCTGGTTCGTTGGTGACACGTTGCCCGTCAGGTTGATGCGTGGTTGCTGTGAAGGGGTGTGGCATGGACGCGCGCGGCCAGTCGGAGACCATCGGTCTGGTGCTGTTGCTCGCCATCACGGTGGCGAGCGTCGGCGTCGTCGTGACGGTGGCTGGCAGCGCACTCGACAGTGCGGAACACTCCTCGTCCGTCCAGCGCGCCGAGCAGTCGCTGAGCCTCTTCGACGCCCGGGGCGCGCTCGTCGCGCTGGGCCAGACCGACGGCCAGACGGTGTCGCTGTCCGGTTCGGCGGGCGGGAGCTACGACGTGCGCCCGGACTCCGGGCACATCACGGTGATACGACAGGACAGTGACGGCGACCAGGTCGGCGACCCGATCCTGGACACGTCGCTTGGCGCCATCGTCTACGAGAACGGCGACGCGGAGGTCGCCTACCAGGGCGGGGGCGTCTGGCGCTCGCAGGGCGCGGGGTCGCGGATGGTGTCCCCGCCCGAGTTCAACTACCAGGACGCTACGCTGACGCTGCCCCTAGTCCGGGTGACCGGCGGGGAGTCCTCCGTCTCCGGGAGGCCGACGGCGCGGGTGACGCCCAACGATGTGGACGTCTCGAAGTTCCCGACGGAGACCCTCTCGAACCCGCTGTCGAACGGTACGGTGATCGTGACCGTCCAGAGCGACTACTACCGCGGGTGGGCGGCGTTCTTCGAGGACCGGAGCACCGGGAACGTGACCGTCGACGAGGCGAACCAGACCGTCGAACTGGAACTGATCGCGCGCGGGACCGGCGGTGGGTTCTCGCTCCAGGAGACGCCAGTGAAACTCCGCGGTCTCGGCGACGACGAACCGATCGACTCGCTGTCGTTCACACTGGAACCGAACAAGGAATCCAGTTTCAACGACCTCGACTGGTCGCTGGTCGCGGACGACGGTGGCTCCGAGCGCTTCGAGGTGAACGTCGCCGGCGCGAACCCCTGCAAGGGCAAGGAGTCGGAGGTGACCCTCACGTACACGAACGGCGGGACGACCCACGAGTGGCGCAACGACACCGCGTTCACGGCGGACGGCTCGACGTACTCGTACTCCTGTGACGGCGACACGCCGACGCTCCACCTCGACCTGACCGGGCCGACGAACGTCACCTACCAGGACGCCTCGTCGCCGCTGTCGAACAACTCCACGGGGTACCTCGTGAA contains:
- a CDS encoding protein sorting system archaetidylserine synthase (This PssA-like phosphatidyltransferase, along with a PssD-like decarboxylase, is required in Haloarchaea for the archaeosortase ArtA to replace the PGF-CTERM sorting signal with a C-terminal lipid anchor.), producing MHPRFVGRLGVADAVTSANAALGFVAVVAATVDVELAARLVLLAAIADGLDGLLARRYGSTPAGEHLDSLADVASFGVAPAFIVAARVGDTWGFAAPRALLAVGICALFVAAGVVRLGMYTAYDTGNAHTEGVPTTLAATLLAAGVLAGVSDPLVVVAATGVLTVLMVTTITYPDLYPRDALAMGVVQAAALLAPLALSRSFPRALLAWALAYLLLAPRFYWRAEGKRS
- a CDS encoding type IV pilin codes for the protein MKKISLFDVPDEDDRGVSPVIGVILMVAITVILAAVIATFVLGFPDQVSNNVNAGADVSQNSNDGNATVTWISEGNAVKLNVTASNSLAEVNGTTFGVLDNVGDSVTVSPVTGEDDVTTNVIVRAVGEDGTETVITQEEVTLNSTS
- a CDS encoding HEAT repeat domain-containing protein codes for the protein MSDGDEEPDETPGETPDEEVADVDVETLETRLDGAETDLEAAETEAELDEVEAELDEVESDLEATDLPEPDDEDEEDPQESLETRLSALRDDLDAQRGPYAEDAVSDVEEAQSTMRETRWTEQGEKDLQATVNAFLDEAADVLGETFTGGDTADPDALADDLDQVVTAVESADLHPDTDAETIAALVGATDGLTEGVEDAQEWDDLSVRQKLQYEGYYDVINQKHKDFPPELSALKEWKKRGNVEMILLVLDHMGDTDFMEEYCMDALLHIGSVEALDEVGQLAARRDLRAIEIIGKIGSEDGVEHVIDYVDSDSNRKLQTTAIKALGEIGSEEVTQDVADQLVADDEGVRSQAARSLGLIGDTRAIEPLADVLDDDDSDSVRTSAAWALVQIGTEDALDVAAEYTDDRSYIVQQEARKAGDALDAGAARTA
- a CDS encoding KEOPS complex subunit Pcc1; translated protein: MTRTATVRTDVADPEVVARSVRPDNTTEMETRVERDGADDGTVVTRIERDDTAGLASTLDDYVVNVTVATEVAQHAERHTTTQS
- a CDS encoding 30S ribosomal protein S3ae yields the protein MSERSVSKQNQEKRWYTVLAPEEFDRQELGETPAEEPEQVYDRTIETTMSELADGGENNVKLTFQVSDVGSDTASTEFVKHELTRDYKRSLVRRGSSKIEATITVLTTDDYRVKVQPVAYTTKQADQSQQKAIRRTMIDLVEEAGEERTFEALIDSVIEGRLSSAIYGEANTIYPLRRVEVQKATLEAHPEEVYEEEETAVDVDEDEAEA
- a CDS encoding phospholipase D-like domain-containing protein, which translates into the protein MLVRVAVAALLASATLTAVAPNPATSGDAGEFVAVRFPDETDTTGWALDDGETTAALPNRTLSGTVALSTDPAVARNRTDLPVVGLEGALSLSNGGERVELQAGGQIVDAVTYPAAPEAERWAAGEWTPLGATDFQPLTVENVAVSGFVLPDAPGPPQAVLESADSRLYLAGYTHTSERVTTALVDAAERGVDVRVLVEGGPVGGMPATQATRLDALGTADVEVRVLDGERARYSFHHPKYAVVDDRAVVLSENWKPTGTGGHGSRRWGVTLRDDRVATHLATVFRADAAWADAKPWKEVRPNVTLVEGDPATAAYPTRFDEVRTRADSVRVLLAPDNARRGVRELLASAEESLLVEQVRVDPDSEFLNWTVDAARRGVRVRVLLSGAWYNREENRNVTRRLERVADRENLDLRARLVEPRSRFEKVHAKGAVVDGERVLVGSLNWNDHAVSENREVNVVVRDERVARRYERAFRADWRGGAWRLPVGLGSVVAGAALLAGYCARRISFEGDGG
- a CDS encoding DUF7289 family protein: MDARGQSETIGLVLLLAITVASVGVVVTVAGSALDSAEHSSSVQRAEQSLSLFDARGALVALGQTDGQTVSLSGSAGGSYDVRPDSGHITVIRQDSDGDQVGDPILDTSLGAIVYENGDAEVAYQGGGVWRSQGAGSRMVSPPEFNYQDATLTLPLVRVTGGESSVSGRPTARVTPNDVDVSKFPTETLSNPLSNGTVIVTVQSDYYRGWAAFFEDRSTGNVTVDEANQTVELELIARGTGGGFSLQETPVKLRGLGDDEPIDSLSFTLEPNKESSFNDLDWSLVADDGGSERFEVNVAGANPCKGKESEVTLTYTNGGTTHEWRNDTAFTADGSTYSYSCDGDTPTLHLDLTGPTNVTYQDASSPLSNNSTGYLVNHYLSELGPNVDLETESKGNNNAPGNSESVDLDASTGNVEYSSSSSRVVTFLHVTENAINVTLS
- a CDS encoding plastocyanin/azurin family copper-binding protein — translated: MQRRAFLAAGAGLATTALAGCIGPTLGSSDYDIGMQSNAFVPDPRVEGVDPPTFEAAVGETVVWANSGSRNHTVTGYDDGIPEGADYFASGGFEDETTARSAWENSVDGGGIVRPGETYEHTFEVPGDYYYVCIPHEDAGMIGKVVVSE
- a CDS encoding 30S ribosomal protein S15 — translated: MARMHTRRRGSSGSDRPTADEPPEWSDVDEDAVEDRVVELAEQGHDPSQIGLKLRDEGVQGTPVPDVKLATGKKVTEILEENDADPEIPEDLRNLLEKSVRLFEHVEENGQDHQNKRALQNTQSKIRRLVDYYRGDELDADFKYSHENAKELLE